A region from the Sandaracinus amylolyticus genome encodes:
- the gyrA gene encoding DNA gyrase subunit A — MANASQTIPHSIDDEMRASYVAYAMSVIVGRAIPDARDGLKPVHRRVLYSMHEQGIRAGSAPKKSARVVGDVLGKYHPHGDASVYDALVRMAQDFAMRYPLIDGQGNFGSVDGDPAAAMRYTECRLSKISTDILADIDKETVDWRPNYDDAELEPSVLPSRIPNLLVNGSAGIAVGMATNIPPHNLREIVDATIRVIRFPEITIDELMANDDANGFLGVKGPDFPTRGFIYGTSGIRQAFLTGRGRVVMRARAEIEPMPGKNDREMIVVTEIPYQVNKAELLKKIAELVREKKIEGISDLRDESDRDGMRVVIELKRDAPGQIVLNQLYQQTQLQSTFGVNCLAIVHGQPQVLNLKSAIQIFISHRREVVTRRTRFDLRKAKEQRELVEGLGMATTEVDLVVRTIRESRDQDEARDRLMKLPLKGLEEFVRRAGRPENEITAAKARGDYFLSERQAKAILEMRLARLTGLEREKLAGEYGELSDLIAKLEAILGSEALLLDVIVDELKEVREKHGDDRRTEIVAAEGDISIEDLIANEPMAVTVTHGGYLKRVPLTEYRAQGRGGKGTRAAELREEDFVAQLFVANAHADLLFLSDKGKAYAKKVYEIPVASRASRGRHVNNMLAVDPQGERIAAIVPVEKFDEEHFLLTCTRGGTVKRTALSAYANMRSSGIIGVQIEDGDQLLAARIVDVKSEVLIGTAKGMSIRFQVEDVRPMGRDTRGVRGIDLREGDRVIGMDVIDDESKQVLAISANGYGKRTPLKDAEGNSTWRMQNRGGLGIIAMETSERNGELVALRVVSPDDQVMVITNGGQIIRTHVHQIREAGRNTQGVRIIRVSGDERVVDVERLAEPEEGEPAPLPELGESMPPPGDEGPGEDA; from the coding sequence ATGGCCAACGCCAGCCAGACGATCCCCCACTCGATCGACGACGAGATGCGCGCCTCGTACGTCGCGTACGCGATGAGCGTCATCGTCGGACGCGCGATCCCCGACGCGCGCGACGGGCTCAAGCCGGTGCATCGCCGAGTGCTCTACTCGATGCACGAGCAAGGCATCCGCGCCGGCAGCGCGCCGAAGAAGAGCGCGCGCGTCGTCGGCGACGTGCTCGGCAAGTACCACCCGCACGGCGACGCGTCGGTCTACGACGCCCTGGTCCGCATGGCCCAGGACTTCGCGATGCGGTACCCGCTGATCGACGGCCAGGGCAACTTCGGCAGCGTCGACGGCGATCCCGCGGCGGCGATGCGCTACACGGAGTGCCGCCTCTCGAAGATCTCGACCGACATCCTCGCCGACATCGACAAGGAGACGGTCGACTGGCGTCCGAACTACGACGACGCCGAGCTCGAGCCGAGCGTCCTGCCGTCGCGCATCCCGAACCTGCTGGTCAACGGATCGGCGGGCATCGCGGTCGGCATGGCGACCAACATCCCGCCGCACAACCTGCGGGAGATCGTCGACGCGACGATCCGCGTGATCCGCTTCCCGGAGATCACGATCGACGAGCTGATGGCGAACGACGACGCCAACGGCTTCCTCGGCGTGAAGGGCCCGGACTTTCCGACGCGCGGCTTCATCTACGGCACCTCGGGCATCCGCCAGGCGTTCCTCACGGGCCGCGGCCGCGTCGTGATGCGCGCGCGCGCCGAGATCGAGCCGATGCCGGGCAAGAACGACCGCGAGATGATCGTGGTCACCGAGATCCCGTACCAGGTGAACAAGGCCGAGCTCCTCAAGAAGATCGCGGAGCTCGTGCGCGAGAAGAAGATCGAGGGGATCAGCGATCTCCGCGACGAGAGCGATCGCGACGGCATGCGCGTCGTGATCGAGCTCAAGCGCGACGCTCCCGGGCAGATCGTGCTGAACCAGCTGTACCAGCAGACCCAGCTGCAGAGCACGTTCGGCGTCAACTGCCTCGCGATCGTGCACGGTCAGCCGCAGGTCCTGAACCTCAAGTCGGCGATCCAGATCTTCATCTCGCATCGCCGCGAGGTCGTCACGCGGCGCACGCGCTTCGATCTGCGGAAGGCGAAGGAGCAGCGCGAGCTCGTCGAAGGGCTCGGCATGGCGACCACCGAGGTCGACCTCGTCGTGCGCACCATCCGCGAGTCGCGCGATCAGGACGAGGCGCGCGATCGCCTGATGAAGCTGCCGCTCAAGGGGCTCGAGGAGTTCGTGCGTCGCGCCGGGCGCCCCGAGAACGAGATCACCGCGGCGAAGGCGCGCGGCGACTACTTCCTCAGCGAGCGCCAGGCGAAGGCGATCCTCGAGATGCGCCTCGCGCGCCTGACCGGGCTCGAGCGCGAGAAGCTCGCGGGCGAGTACGGCGAGCTCTCGGATCTCATCGCGAAGCTCGAGGCGATCCTCGGGAGCGAAGCGCTCCTGCTCGACGTGATCGTCGACGAGCTCAAGGAGGTCCGCGAGAAGCACGGCGATGATCGCCGCACCGAGATCGTCGCGGCCGAGGGCGACATCTCGATCGAGGATCTCATCGCCAACGAGCCGATGGCGGTCACCGTGACGCACGGCGGCTATCTGAAGCGCGTGCCGCTCACCGAGTACCGCGCGCAGGGCCGCGGAGGGAAGGGCACGCGCGCCGCGGAGCTCCGCGAGGAGGACTTCGTCGCGCAGCTCTTCGTCGCGAACGCGCACGCGGACCTGCTCTTCCTCAGCGACAAGGGCAAGGCCTACGCGAAGAAGGTCTACGAGATCCCGGTCGCGTCGCGCGCGTCGCGCGGACGGCACGTGAACAACATGCTCGCGGTCGATCCGCAGGGCGAGCGCATCGCGGCGATCGTGCCCGTCGAGAAGTTCGACGAGGAGCACTTCCTGCTGACGTGCACGCGCGGCGGGACGGTGAAGCGCACCGCGCTCAGCGCGTACGCGAACATGCGCTCGAGCGGCATCATCGGCGTGCAGATCGAGGACGGCGATCAGCTGCTCGCGGCGCGCATCGTCGACGTGAAGAGCGAGGTGCTGATCGGCACCGCGAAGGGCATGTCGATCCGCTTCCAGGTGGAGGACGTTCGCCCGATGGGCCGCGACACGCGCGGTGTGCGCGGCATCGATCTGCGCGAGGGGGATCGCGTGATCGGCATGGACGTGATCGACGACGAGTCGAAGCAGGTCCTCGCGATCAGCGCGAACGGCTACGGAAAGCGCACGCCGCTGAAGGACGCGGAGGGCAACTCCACGTGGCGCATGCAGAACCGCGGTGGCCTCGGGATCATCGCGATGGAGACGAGCGAGCGGAACGGTGAGCTCGTCGCGCTGCGTGTGGTGAGCCCGGACGATCAGGTGATGGTGATCACGAACGGCGGGCAGATCATCCGCACGCACGTGCACCAGATCCGCGAGGCCGGCCGCAACACGCAGGGCGTGCGCATCATCCGCGTGTCGGGCGACGAGCGCGTGGTCGACGTGGAGCGCCTCGCGGAGCCCGAGGAGGGCGAGCCGGCGCCGCTGCCGGAGCTCGGCGAGTCGATGCCGCCGCCGGGCGACGAGGGGCCGGGCGAGGACGCATGA
- a CDS encoding Hsp70 family protein, whose protein sequence is MASPVLGIDLGTTNSVVAVAEGQRAQVLMDAEGNRLIPSVVSFHPAGDVLVGYPARERRLLDAKNTIYSVKRLIGRPFRGIEVQRAQERFPFALTEAPNQGVTVQARGEAYTLPEISAFVLREVRRIAEQALGTECTRAVITVPANFTELQRSATKAAGKIAGLEVLRILNEPTAAALAYGYGRGSRERIAIYDMGGGTFDVTILELAGDVFEVMATAGDTFLGGDDVDVLIAEKMADAFLAHHRFDPRQDPQAYERLRAAAEWSKCQLSSEEEVHLRVEELAYGEGGVSLDLTFGLARDALEQMVRPLISRTFDVCEEAMRTAGLRPTQLDNVILVGGSTRMPIVRRMVADYFGREPLSTIDPDLVVAQGAALQGWALRGSSASVPPPAALGKVALKRVTQTELKAVQRRTELKEEIAAQRPVGPAFQPREQPPAPPRVPAPSAPAAHDSWLGPRTSDEDETLVRRSPFERSSPPPPLPGKNEPAAVPPPPPMPAKSAPKPPPPAAAIPGVVAARSVVVGNKADGPRPVPPPAPASAVVAPPVPQFRDPPSAPQVKAREPTHQFRTDDTPAALPAAQPTQPIASGWSSPPPPASVRPPLLLDVTPHSLGVETVGGYCEHVIKRNAAIPVEQTRVFSTATDMQDSVRVRVVQGESRRLEDNQPLGEIELSGLRQALRGAVKIGVTFLMDADGTLGVKAKDLDTGREQSIRIQLVGGMSDAEIQKMAARQQQMVG, encoded by the coding sequence ATGGCGTCTCCCGTTCTCGGAATCGACCTCGGCACCACCAACAGCGTCGTCGCCGTCGCGGAGGGCCAACGCGCGCAGGTGCTGATGGACGCCGAGGGGAACCGGTTGATCCCCTCCGTCGTCTCGTTCCATCCCGCGGGTGACGTGCTCGTCGGGTACCCGGCGCGCGAGCGGCGTCTCCTCGACGCGAAGAACACGATCTATTCGGTGAAGCGCCTGATCGGGCGCCCGTTCCGCGGCATCGAGGTGCAGCGCGCGCAGGAACGCTTCCCGTTCGCGCTCACCGAGGCGCCGAACCAGGGCGTGACGGTGCAGGCGCGCGGCGAGGCGTACACGCTCCCGGAGATCAGCGCGTTCGTGCTGCGCGAGGTGCGTCGCATCGCGGAGCAGGCGCTCGGCACCGAGTGCACGCGCGCGGTGATCACCGTGCCCGCGAACTTCACCGAGCTGCAGCGCAGCGCGACGAAGGCCGCGGGAAAGATCGCGGGGCTCGAGGTGCTGCGCATCCTCAACGAGCCCACCGCCGCCGCGCTCGCGTACGGCTACGGGCGCGGATCGCGCGAGCGCATCGCGATCTACGACATGGGCGGCGGCACGTTCGACGTGACGATCCTCGAGCTCGCGGGCGACGTGTTCGAGGTCATGGCGACCGCGGGCGACACGTTCCTCGGGGGCGACGACGTCGACGTGCTGATCGCGGAGAAGATGGCGGACGCGTTCCTCGCGCATCACCGCTTCGATCCGCGCCAGGATCCGCAGGCCTACGAGCGCCTCCGCGCCGCGGCGGAGTGGAGCAAGTGCCAGCTCTCGAGCGAAGAGGAAGTGCACCTTCGCGTCGAGGAGCTCGCGTACGGCGAGGGCGGTGTCTCGCTCGATCTCACGTTCGGTCTCGCGCGCGACGCGCTCGAGCAGATGGTGCGCCCGCTGATCTCGCGCACGTTCGACGTGTGCGAGGAGGCGATGCGCACGGCGGGCCTGCGGCCGACGCAGCTCGACAACGTGATCCTCGTCGGCGGCAGCACGCGCATGCCGATCGTGCGGCGCATGGTCGCGGACTACTTCGGGCGCGAGCCGCTCTCGACGATCGATCCCGACCTCGTCGTCGCGCAGGGCGCGGCGCTGCAGGGGTGGGCGCTGCGCGGGAGCAGCGCGTCGGTGCCGCCGCCCGCCGCGCTCGGCAAGGTCGCGCTCAAGCGTGTGACGCAGACCGAGCTCAAAGCGGTGCAGCGGCGCACCGAGCTCAAGGAAGAGATCGCGGCCCAGCGCCCGGTCGGTCCTGCGTTCCAGCCGCGCGAGCAACCGCCCGCGCCGCCGCGCGTGCCGGCGCCGAGCGCGCCCGCGGCGCACGACTCGTGGCTCGGACCGCGCACGAGCGACGAGGACGAGACGCTCGTGCGGCGATCCCCGTTCGAGCGCTCGTCGCCGCCGCCGCCGCTCCCCGGCAAGAACGAGCCGGCCGCGGTGCCGCCTCCGCCGCCGATGCCCGCGAAGAGCGCGCCGAAGCCGCCGCCGCCCGCCGCCGCGATCCCCGGTGTCGTCGCGGCGCGCTCGGTCGTCGTGGGCAACAAGGCCGACGGACCGCGCCCCGTGCCTCCGCCCGCGCCCGCGAGCGCCGTCGTGGCGCCGCCGGTCCCCCAGTTCCGCGACCCGCCGAGCGCGCCCCAGGTGAAGGCGCGCGAGCCCACGCATCAGTTCCGCACCGACGACACGCCCGCGGCGCTCCCGGCGGCGCAGCCGACGCAGCCGATCGCGAGCGGCTGGTCGTCGCCGCCTCCGCCGGCCTCGGTGCGCCCGCCGCTGCTGCTCGACGTCACGCCGCACTCGCTCGGCGTCGAGACCGTCGGCGGGTACTGCGAGCACGTCATCAAGCGCAACGCCGCGATCCCGGTCGAGCAGACGCGCGTGTTCTCGACCGCGACGGACATGCAGGACAGCGTGCGCGTGCGTGTGGTGCAGGGAGAGTCGCGCCGCCTCGAGGACAATCAGCCGCTCGGCGAGATCGAGCTCTCCGGGCTCCGGCAGGCGCTGCGCGGCGCGGTGAAGATCGGCGTGACGTTCCTGATGGACGCCGACGGAACGCTGGGCGTGAAGGCGAAGGATCTCGACACCGGGCGCGAGCAGTCGATCCGCATCCAGCTCGTCGGCGGGATGAGCGACGCCGAGATCCAGAAGATGGCGGCGCGTCAGCAGCAGATGGTCGGATGA
- the hisB gene encoding imidazoleglycerol-phosphate dehydratase HisB: MTRRAILERITKETRIEVEIDLDGTGQYDVQTPLPFLSHMVEQLARHGMIDLKVRAQGDVEIDGHHTTEDLAITIGRCVADALGDKRGIRRYGSATLPMDEACVTCAIDLSGRTFFQSRIDLPKAKVGSFDTELADVFFEGFARGAQCNLHLYKHAGDNLHHIIEISFKALARALRDASEIDPRAASVLPSTKGTLTE; the protein is encoded by the coding sequence ATGACGCGGCGCGCCATCCTCGAGCGGATCACGAAGGAGACGCGGATCGAGGTCGAGATCGACCTCGACGGCACCGGGCAGTACGACGTGCAGACGCCGCTCCCGTTCCTCTCGCACATGGTCGAGCAGCTCGCGCGTCACGGGATGATCGACCTCAAGGTGCGCGCCCAGGGCGACGTCGAGATCGACGGGCACCACACGACCGAGGACCTCGCGATCACGATCGGTCGCTGCGTCGCCGACGCGCTCGGCGACAAGCGCGGCATTCGTCGCTACGGCTCGGCGACGCTCCCGATGGACGAGGCGTGCGTCACGTGCGCGATCGATCTCTCGGGGCGCACGTTCTTCCAGTCGCGGATCGACCTGCCGAAGGCGAAGGTCGGCAGCTTCGACACCGAGCTCGCCGACGTCTTCTTCGAGGGCTTCGCGCGTGGCGCGCAGTGCAACCTGCACCTCTACAAGCACGCCGGCGACAACCTCCATCACATCATCGAGATCTCGTTCAAGGCGCTGGCGCGCGCGCTGCGCGACGCGAGCGAGATCGATCCGCGCGCCGCGAGCGTGCTCCCGTCGACGAAGGGGACGCTGACCGAATGA
- a CDS encoding J domain-containing protein — translation MSDDRLDQLDYYDLLQVEPTSTIDDVRRAFHAFAAKYHPDRFAGAPPEKQERAAQIYRRGAEAYRVLLDPEQRRIYEAQRARGKLRLDPEEKTDRGNGPGTGGLAIRSPRARPFAQKATEAFKKGDWATARLNLKLAMQHEPENALLQARLAEVEQRLRAR, via the coding sequence ATGAGCGACGACCGGTTGGACCAATTGGACTACTACGACCTGCTGCAGGTCGAGCCGACGTCGACGATCGACGACGTCCGGCGCGCGTTCCACGCGTTCGCGGCGAAGTACCATCCCGATCGGTTCGCAGGCGCGCCGCCCGAGAAACAAGAGCGCGCGGCGCAGATCTACCGCCGCGGCGCCGAGGCGTATCGCGTGCTGCTCGACCCCGAGCAGCGCCGCATCTACGAGGCGCAGCGCGCGCGGGGCAAGCTCCGCCTCGACCCCGAGGAGAAGACCGATCGCGGCAACGGCCCAGGGACGGGCGGCCTCGCGATCCGCTCGCCGCGCGCGCGACCGTTCGCGCAGAAGGCGACGGAAGCATTCAAGAAGGGCGACTGGGCGACCGCGCGGCTCAACCTGAAGCTCGCGATGCAGCACGAGCCCGAGAACGCCCTCTTGCAGGCGCGGCTCGCCGAAGTGGAGCAGAGGCTTCGCGCGAGGTAG
- the hisF gene encoding imidazole glycerol phosphate synthase subunit HisF produces the protein MVARRIIPCLDVKDGRVVKGVQFVGLRDAGDPVECATRYDREGADEITFLDITASSDARRILIDVVERTAEALAVPLTVGGGVRTRGDARDLLHAGADKVAVNTAAVKTPEVIEAISGAYGAQALVVAIDARRRAEGGWEVFTHGGRNPTGLDVVAWAREVESRGAGEILLTSMDRDGTKEGFDLALTRAVAEAVSIPVIASGGVGTLEHFRAGLVEGAADAALAASVFHDGVFTVGEVKQYLSARGVRVRPPAAKA, from the coding sequence ATGGTCGCGCGGCGCATCATCCCGTGCCTCGACGTGAAGGACGGGCGCGTCGTGAAGGGCGTGCAGTTCGTCGGGCTGCGCGACGCGGGTGATCCCGTCGAGTGCGCGACGCGATACGACCGCGAGGGCGCGGACGAGATCACGTTCCTCGACATCACGGCATCGAGCGACGCGCGGCGCATCCTGATCGACGTCGTCGAGCGCACGGCGGAGGCGCTCGCGGTACCGCTCACGGTCGGCGGCGGGGTGCGCACGCGCGGTGACGCGCGTGATCTGCTGCACGCGGGCGCGGACAAGGTCGCGGTGAACACGGCCGCAGTGAAGACACCCGAGGTGATCGAGGCGATCTCGGGCGCGTACGGCGCGCAGGCGCTGGTCGTGGCGATCGACGCACGTCGGCGCGCCGAGGGCGGCTGGGAGGTCTTCACGCACGGCGGTCGCAACCCGACGGGGCTCGACGTGGTCGCGTGGGCGCGCGAGGTGGAGTCGCGCGGCGCGGGTGAGATCCTGTTGACGAGCATGGACCGCGACGGCACCAAGGAAGGTTTCGATCTCGCGCTCACGCGTGCGGTGGCCGAGGCGGTGTCGATCCCGGTGATCGCGTCGGGCGGTGTGGGCACGCTCGAGCACTTCCGGGCCGGCCTGGTCGAGGGCGCGGCCGACGCGGCGCTCGCCGCGAGCGTCTTCCACGACGGCGTCTTCACCGTGGGCGAGGTGAAGCAGTACCTTTCGGCGCGCGGGGTACGCGTTCGGCCGCCCGCTGCGAAGGCATGA
- the hisH gene encoding imidazole glycerol phosphate synthase subunit HisH — protein sequence MSAATREVVVVDLGMGNLRSVARALERAGASARISSDAEVIAKAPRLVVPGQGQFRDCASALEGELGSAVRAFVASGRPYLGICLGMQALFASSEEAPGAGGLGIFGGTVARFARDLRDASGERLKVPHMGWSELALPRAPHPMLASEPRWFYFVHSYVCVPEDAGIIAATADHGGAFCAAVARENVFACQFHPEKSGAAGHALLTRYVEGAWS from the coding sequence ATGAGCGCGGCCACGCGAGAGGTGGTCGTCGTCGACCTCGGGATGGGCAACCTGCGCAGCGTCGCGCGCGCGCTCGAGCGGGCGGGCGCGTCGGCGCGGATCAGCAGCGATGCCGAGGTGATCGCGAAGGCTCCGCGCCTCGTCGTGCCGGGGCAGGGGCAGTTCCGCGATTGTGCGAGCGCGCTCGAGGGCGAGCTCGGGAGCGCGGTGCGCGCGTTCGTCGCGAGCGGTCGGCCGTACCTCGGGATCTGCCTCGGGATGCAGGCGCTCTTCGCGTCGAGCGAGGAAGCGCCGGGCGCCGGGGGGCTCGGGATCTTCGGTGGCACGGTGGCGCGCTTCGCGCGTGATCTCCGTGATGCCAGCGGCGAGCGTCTCAAGGTCCCGCACATGGGCTGGAGCGAGCTCGCGCTTCCGCGCGCACCGCATCCGATGCTCGCGTCCGAGCCGCGCTGGTTCTACTTCGTGCACTCGTACGTGTGCGTGCCCGAGGACGCGGGGATCATCGCGGCGACGGCGGATCACGGTGGAGCGTTCTGCGCGGCGGTCGCGCGCGAGAACGTGTTCGCGTGTCAGTTCCACCCCGAGAAGAGCGGAGCGGCGGGGCACGCGCTGCTGACGCGATACGTGGAGGGCGCGTGGAGCTGA
- a CDS encoding GFA family protein produces the protein MSDAGRAHHTGRCLCGAVSYEVRAPLRALSFCHCSICRRQHSHVGAYASAERDAFVVHDPQGALRWYRSSHDVQRGFCGHCGAGLFFERATESEREVTAGSLDAPTGVRVESHIWVGSKGDYYELADDGLARFEGDPE, from the coding sequence ATGAGCGACGCGGGGCGCGCGCACCACACGGGACGCTGCCTCTGCGGCGCGGTCTCGTACGAGGTGCGCGCGCCGCTGCGCGCGCTGTCGTTCTGCCACTGCTCGATCTGTCGTCGCCAGCACTCGCACGTCGGCGCGTACGCGAGCGCGGAGCGCGACGCGTTCGTGGTGCACGATCCGCAGGGCGCGCTGCGCTGGTATCGCTCGTCGCATGACGTGCAGCGCGGGTTCTGCGGGCACTGCGGGGCAGGGTTGTTCTTCGAGCGCGCGACGGAGAGCGAGCGCGAGGTCACCGCGGGCTCGCTCGATGCGCCGACGGGCGTGCGCGTCGAGAGCCACATCTGGGTCGGGAGCAAGGGCGACTACTACGAGCTCGCCGACGACGGGCTCGCGAGATTCGAAGGAGATCCCGAATGA
- a CDS encoding GFA family protein → MSASGSSSVHGRGRCLCGAVSYEVRAPMREISFCHCGMCRRVHSYAGAYTTAIADSIVLHDPSGALRWYRSSDEVQRGFCSTCGTMLFWQHDASKVRGVTAGSLEAPTGLRAGMHIHVADKGDWYEIPDDGLERRQGSFA, encoded by the coding sequence ATGAGCGCCTCCGGATCGAGCTCGGTGCATGGACGTGGCCGCTGTCTGTGCGGTGCGGTCTCGTACGAGGTCCGCGCGCCGATGCGCGAGATCTCGTTCTGCCACTGCGGGATGTGCCGGCGCGTGCACAGCTACGCGGGCGCGTACACCACGGCGATCGCCGACTCGATCGTGCTGCACGATCCGAGCGGCGCGCTCCGCTGGTATCGCTCGTCGGACGAGGTGCAGCGCGGGTTCTGCAGCACGTGCGGGACGATGTTGTTCTGGCAGCACGACGCCTCGAAGGTGCGCGGCGTGACCGCGGGATCGCTCGAAGCGCCGACGGGGCTGCGCGCCGGCATGCACATCCACGTCGCGGACAAGGGCGACTGGTACGAGATCCCCGACGACGGGCTCGAGCGACGCCAGGGCAGCTTCGCGTGA
- the hisA gene encoding 1-(5-phosphoribosyl)-5-[(5-phosphoribosylamino)methylideneamino]imidazole-4-carboxamide isomerase — protein sequence MELIPAIDLLEGKVVRLHKGRYDEVTVYADDPVAEAKRFADQGAKRLHVVDLEGARSGDAAHAALVERIVASVPSIAVQVGGGVRDARAAERWLAAGAQRVVMGTAAIKSPDVVSDLCAKHPGRLVIAIDARNGEVAIEGWEKGSGVRAEELAGRVDAWGAAAILYTDIDRDGTRLGPAVDSTAALQAAVSATVIASGGIGEIAHLLELARAGVRAAVCGRALYAGAFTLPEALAALSEGR from the coding sequence GTGGAGCTGATCCCGGCGATCGACCTGCTCGAGGGCAAGGTCGTGCGCCTGCACAAGGGGCGCTACGACGAGGTCACGGTCTACGCGGACGATCCGGTCGCGGAGGCGAAGCGCTTCGCGGATCAGGGCGCGAAGCGGCTGCACGTCGTGGATCTCGAGGGCGCTCGCAGTGGTGACGCGGCGCACGCGGCGCTCGTCGAGCGCATCGTGGCGAGCGTGCCCTCGATCGCGGTGCAGGTCGGCGGTGGCGTGCGTGATGCGCGCGCGGCCGAGCGATGGCTCGCCGCAGGCGCGCAGCGTGTCGTGATGGGCACGGCCGCGATCAAGAGCCCGGACGTGGTGTCGGACCTGTGCGCGAAGCACCCGGGCCGGCTGGTGATCGCGATCGACGCGCGCAACGGCGAGGTCGCGATCGAGGGCTGGGAGAAGGGCAGCGGCGTGCGCGCCGAGGAGCTCGCGGGGCGCGTCGACGCGTGGGGCGCGGCGGCGATCCTCTACACGGACATCGATCGCGACGGCACGCGCCTCGGGCCCGCGGTGGACTCGACTGCGGCGCTGCAGGCGGCGGTGAGCGCGACGGTGATCGCGTCGGGCGGCATCGGCGAGATCGCGCACCTGCTCGAGCTCGCGCGCGCCGGGGTGCGCGCCGCGGTGTGCGGGCGCGCGCTCTATGCGGGCGCGTTCACGCTGCCCGAGGCGCTCGCCGCGCTCTCGGAGGGGCGCTGA